From Triticum urartu cultivar G1812 chromosome 2, Tu2.1, whole genome shotgun sequence, a single genomic window includes:
- the LOC125540642 gene encoding indole-2-monooxygenase-like isoform X1 has protein sequence MAGLLMLEMLPLPWFLFLFPLFLLFVNYWFTMTGKTGRRQQHENRHQPSPPGLPIIGHLHLLGSLPHVSLRSLAKKHGPDVMFLRLGAVPTLVVSSPRATKEVLRTHDHVFASRPRSMVSEILMYGSSDIAFAPYDEHWRQARKLVTTHMLSLKKVQSSRNAAMEEVNMVMTKINEAAAGGVVVGMSRLLKSFTYDMACRIVLGESFRKEGQSKLLRDLIDDTSRILGGFNLEEYFPTLARVGVLKSLVYAKAERVRRRWAYLLDKLIDKRVSMDKSTVDNKDGDFIDILLSVQHEYGLTRERMKDLLTDVFFASTDTLSNTLEFTLAELMRKPCLLGKLQDEVRSIVPRGQESITETDINKMTYLRAVMKESLRVYPVAPILAPHLAMADSNIDGYMVAAGTHVLVNVWAIGRDSSSWGDAEEFIPERFIYEDSDVDVNFKGNDFQFLPFGSGRRMCPGINLAIANFELMLANLMYHFEWELPPGVETKDINMTVVFGLTVRRKEKLLLIPKSYK, from the exons ATGGCAGGTCTCCTCATGCTAGAGATGCTTCCACTGCCATGGTTTCTGTTCCTCTTCCCGCTCTTTCTCTTGTTTGTGAATTATTGGTTCACTATGACTGGTAAGACAGGAAGAAGGCAGCAGCACGAAAACCGCCACCAGCCTTCTCCACCGGGACTGCCCATCATTGGGCACCTGCACCTCCTCGGCTCCCTCCCGCACGTCTCCCTCCGCAGCCTCGCCAAGAAGCATGGTCCTGACGTCATGTTCCTCCGTCTTGGAGCCGTGCCGACACTTGTTGTGTCATCCCCGCGTGCCACAAAGGAGGTTCTGCGCACGCACGACCATGTCTTCGCCTCGCGGCCCCGCTCCATGGTCTCGGAAATCCTCATGTATGGCTCGTCCGACATCGCCTTTGCACCATATGACGAGCACTGGCGCCAGGCGAGGAAGCTCGTCACCACTCACATGTTGAGTTTAAAAAAGGTGCAATCTTCCCGCAACGCCGCCATGGAGGAG GTGAACATGGTGATGACCAAGATTAACGAGGCCGCTGCAGGAGGTGTTGTAGTGGGCATGAGTAGGCTTCTGAAGTCATTCACGTATGATATGGCATGTCGGATCGTGTTGGGAGAGTCCTTCCGGAAAGAAGGACAGAGCAAGCTACTTCGAGACCTCATAGACGATACCTCACGAATATTAGGAGGTTTCAACTTGGAGGAGTACTTCCCAACATTGGCAAGAGTTGGAGTGCTTAAGAGTCTGGTTTATGCAAAGGCTGAGAGAGTGAGGCGTAGATGGGCCTATTTGCTGGATAAGTTGATCGATAAACGTGTGAGCATGGACAAGTCAACAGTTGATAACAAGGATGGAGATTTCATAGATATTTTGTTGTCTGTTCAGCATGAGTATGGTCTCACAAGAGAGCGAATGAAAGATCTCCTAACA GATGTATTTTTCGCTTCAACAGACACGTTATCTAACACTCTCGAATTCACCTTGGCCGAGTTGATGAGGAAGCCATGCCTATTGGGGAAGCTACAAGATGAAGTGAGGAGTATCGTACCCCGGGGACAAGAAAGTATAACCGAAACCGACATAAACAAGATGACGTACTTAAGAGCAGTCATGAAGGAGTCACTCCGGGTGTATCCTGTTGCGCCTATCCTTGCTCCACACCTTGCTATGGCTGACAGCAACATTGATGGGTATATGGTTGCTGCTGGCACACATGTCTTAGTCAATGTATGGGCCATTGGCAGGGACTCCAGCTCTTGGGGGGATGCAGAAGAGTTCATACCtgaaagatttatatatgaagaTAGTGATGTGGATGTCAATTTCAAGGGGAATGATTTCCAGTTCTTGCCATTTGGGTCAGGACGAAGGATGTGCCCTGGCATAAACCTCGCGATTGCCAATTTTGAGCTTATGTTGGCAAACCTCATGTACCATTTTGAATGGGAATTGCCTCCAGGGGTTGAGACGAAAGACATTAATATGACAGTGGTCTTTGGGCTAACCGTGCGGCGGAAGGAGAAGCTACTATTAATTCCAAAATCATACAAGTAG
- the LOC125540642 gene encoding indole-2-monooxygenase-like isoform X2 has protein sequence MAGRRQQHENRHQPSPPGLPIIGHLHLLGSLPHVSLRSLAKKHGPDVMFLRLGAVPTLVVSSPRATKEVLRTHDHVFASRPRSMVSEILMYGSSDIAFAPYDEHWRQARKLVTTHMLSLKKVQSSRNAAMEEVNMVMTKINEAAAGGVVVGMSRLLKSFTYDMACRIVLGESFRKEGQSKLLRDLIDDTSRILGGFNLEEYFPTLARVGVLKSLVYAKAERVRRRWAYLLDKLIDKRVSMDKSTVDNKDGDFIDILLSVQHEYGLTRERMKDLLTDVFFASTDTLSNTLEFTLAELMRKPCLLGKLQDEVRSIVPRGQESITETDINKMTYLRAVMKESLRVYPVAPILAPHLAMADSNIDGYMVAAGTHVLVNVWAIGRDSSSWGDAEEFIPERFIYEDSDVDVNFKGNDFQFLPFGSGRRMCPGINLAIANFELMLANLMYHFEWELPPGVETKDINMTVVFGLTVRRKEKLLLIPKSYK, from the exons ATGGCAG GAAGAAGGCAGCAGCACGAAAACCGCCACCAGCCTTCTCCACCGGGACTGCCCATCATTGGGCACCTGCACCTCCTCGGCTCCCTCCCGCACGTCTCCCTCCGCAGCCTCGCCAAGAAGCATGGTCCTGACGTCATGTTCCTCCGTCTTGGAGCCGTGCCGACACTTGTTGTGTCATCCCCGCGTGCCACAAAGGAGGTTCTGCGCACGCACGACCATGTCTTCGCCTCGCGGCCCCGCTCCATGGTCTCGGAAATCCTCATGTATGGCTCGTCCGACATCGCCTTTGCACCATATGACGAGCACTGGCGCCAGGCGAGGAAGCTCGTCACCACTCACATGTTGAGTTTAAAAAAGGTGCAATCTTCCCGCAACGCCGCCATGGAGGAG GTGAACATGGTGATGACCAAGATTAACGAGGCCGCTGCAGGAGGTGTTGTAGTGGGCATGAGTAGGCTTCTGAAGTCATTCACGTATGATATGGCATGTCGGATCGTGTTGGGAGAGTCCTTCCGGAAAGAAGGACAGAGCAAGCTACTTCGAGACCTCATAGACGATACCTCACGAATATTAGGAGGTTTCAACTTGGAGGAGTACTTCCCAACATTGGCAAGAGTTGGAGTGCTTAAGAGTCTGGTTTATGCAAAGGCTGAGAGAGTGAGGCGTAGATGGGCCTATTTGCTGGATAAGTTGATCGATAAACGTGTGAGCATGGACAAGTCAACAGTTGATAACAAGGATGGAGATTTCATAGATATTTTGTTGTCTGTTCAGCATGAGTATGGTCTCACAAGAGAGCGAATGAAAGATCTCCTAACA GATGTATTTTTCGCTTCAACAGACACGTTATCTAACACTCTCGAATTCACCTTGGCCGAGTTGATGAGGAAGCCATGCCTATTGGGGAAGCTACAAGATGAAGTGAGGAGTATCGTACCCCGGGGACAAGAAAGTATAACCGAAACCGACATAAACAAGATGACGTACTTAAGAGCAGTCATGAAGGAGTCACTCCGGGTGTATCCTGTTGCGCCTATCCTTGCTCCACACCTTGCTATGGCTGACAGCAACATTGATGGGTATATGGTTGCTGCTGGCACACATGTCTTAGTCAATGTATGGGCCATTGGCAGGGACTCCAGCTCTTGGGGGGATGCAGAAGAGTTCATACCtgaaagatttatatatgaagaTAGTGATGTGGATGTCAATTTCAAGGGGAATGATTTCCAGTTCTTGCCATTTGGGTCAGGACGAAGGATGTGCCCTGGCATAAACCTCGCGATTGCCAATTTTGAGCTTATGTTGGCAAACCTCATGTACCATTTTGAATGGGAATTGCCTCCAGGGGTTGAGACGAAAGACATTAATATGACAGTGGTCTTTGGGCTAACCGTGCGGCGGAAGGAGAAGCTACTATTAATTCCAAAATCATACAAGTAG